Below is a window of Georgenia soli DNA.
CGAGCTTGTCCACCACCCGCAGGGAGGCCGCGTTCTCGGGCCGGATGTTGATCTCGATGCGGTGCAGCCCCGCCTCGAACCAGGCGAAGTCGCTCACCATGGCCACGGCCAGGGGCGTGACGCCGCGCCCGGCGACGTGCTGGGAGATCCAGTAGCCGATGGTCGCCGACCAGAACGACCCGCGCGTGATGGAGGAGAGCGTGAGCTGACCGACGAGCTCGCCGTCGAGCTCCATGACGAACGGCAGCGTGGTGCCGGCCCGTGCGCTGCGGTCGAGCGAGCGCACGTAGGAGCGGAAGCTCGTCGGCGGCTCTCCCGTCGGCGAGGTCGCCTCCCACCGCTCGAGCCAGGCGGCGTTGGCGCGCCGGAGCGCCTCCCACACGTAACGGTCACGCTGGCGCAGCGGCCGCAGCG
It encodes the following:
- a CDS encoding GNAT family N-acetyltransferase translates to MNVAVQWPVTLVEDRVTLRPLRQRDRYVWEALRRANAAWLERWEATSPTGEPPTSFRSYVRSLDRSARAGTTLPFVMELDGELVGQLTLSSITRGSFWSATIGYWISQHVAGRGVTPLAVAMVSDFAWFEAGLHRIEINIRPENAASLRVVDKLGFRDEGLRRRFLHIQGDWRDHRSFALTAEEVPGGLVRRWRERGGTLR